The following proteins come from a genomic window of Burkholderia stabilis:
- the guaB gene encoding IMP dehydrogenase, with product MRLIQKALTFDDVLLVPAFSDVLPRDTSLKTKLTRNISLNMPLVSAAMDTVTEGRLAIAMAQQGGVGIVHKNLTPAEQAREVAKVKRFESGVVRDPITVPPQMKVRDVIALSRQHGISGFPVVEGPQLVGIVTNRDLRFETRLDEPVKSIMTPRDRLVTVKEGTPLAEAKALMHSHRLERVLVVNDAFELRGLMTVKDITKQTEHPDACKDEHGKLRAGAAVGVGADNEERVELLVQAGVDVIVVDTAHGHSKGVLERVRWVKQNFPHVEVIGGNIATAAAAKALVEYGADAVKVGIGPGSICTTRIVAGVGVPQISAIANVAEALKGTGVPCIADGGVRFSGDVSKALAAGANAVMMGSMFAGTEEAPGDVFLYQGRQYKSYRGMGSVGAMKDGAADRYFQDNSANIDKLVPEGIEGRVAYKGSVNAILFQLVGGVRASMGYCGCRSIDELHEKAEFVQITAAGMRESHVHDVQITKEAPNYHVD from the coding sequence ATGCGTCTGATCCAAAAAGCACTCACTTTCGATGATGTGCTCCTCGTTCCCGCCTTCTCCGACGTTCTGCCGCGCGACACCAGCCTCAAGACCAAGCTGACCCGCAACATCTCCCTGAACATGCCGCTCGTATCCGCCGCCATGGATACGGTCACCGAAGGTCGACTCGCGATCGCGATGGCGCAGCAGGGTGGTGTCGGCATCGTCCACAAAAACCTCACGCCGGCCGAACAGGCCCGCGAGGTCGCGAAGGTCAAGCGTTTCGAATCCGGCGTCGTCCGCGATCCGATCACGGTGCCGCCGCAAATGAAGGTGCGCGACGTGATCGCGCTGTCGCGCCAGCATGGCATCTCGGGCTTCCCGGTCGTCGAAGGCCCGCAGCTCGTCGGCATCGTCACGAACCGCGACCTGCGTTTCGAAACGCGTCTCGATGAGCCGGTCAAGTCGATCATGACGCCGCGCGATCGCCTCGTCACGGTCAAGGAAGGCACGCCGCTCGCCGAAGCGAAGGCGCTGATGCACAGCCACCGCCTCGAGCGCGTGCTGGTCGTCAACGACGCGTTCGAACTGCGCGGCCTGATGACCGTCAAGGACATCACGAAGCAGACCGAGCACCCGGACGCGTGCAAGGACGAACACGGCAAGCTGCGCGCAGGCGCGGCCGTCGGCGTCGGCGCCGACAACGAAGAGCGCGTCGAGCTGCTGGTGCAGGCCGGCGTCGACGTGATCGTCGTCGATACCGCGCACGGCCACAGCAAGGGCGTGCTCGAGCGCGTGCGCTGGGTCAAGCAGAACTTCCCGCACGTCGAAGTGATCGGCGGCAACATCGCGACGGCTGCCGCCGCGAAGGCGCTCGTCGAATACGGCGCGGACGCGGTCAAGGTCGGTATCGGCCCGGGCTCGATCTGCACGACGCGGATCGTCGCCGGTGTCGGCGTACCGCAGATCAGCGCGATCGCGAACGTGGCCGAAGCGCTGAAGGGCACGGGCGTGCCGTGCATCGCCGACGGCGGCGTGCGCTTCTCGGGCGACGTGTCGAAGGCCCTCGCGGCCGGCGCGAACGCGGTGATGATGGGCAGCATGTTCGCGGGCACCGAAGAGGCGCCGGGCGACGTGTTCCTGTACCAGGGCCGCCAGTACAAGTCGTACCGCGGCATGGGTTCGGTCGGTGCGATGAAGGACGGCGCAGCAGACCGCTATTTCCAGGACAACTCGGCGAACATCGACAAGCTCGTGCCGGAAGGCATCGAAGGCCGTGTCGCCTACAAGGGCTCGGTCAACGCGATCCTGTTCCAGCTGGTCGGCGGCGTGCGCGCCAGCATGGGCTACTGCGGCTGCCGGTCGATCGACGAGCTGCACGAGAAGGCCGAATTCGTCCAGATCACCGCTGCGGGCATGCGCGAGTCGCACGTGCACGACGTGCAGATCACGAAGGAAGCACCGAACTATCACGTGGACTGA
- the guaA gene encoding glutamine-hydrolyzing GMP synthase — MHDKILILDFGSQVTQLIARRVREAHVYCEIHPNDVSDEFVREFAPKAVILSGSHASTYEDHQLRAPQAVWDLGVPVLGICYGMQTMAVQLGGKVEWSDQREFGYAEMRAHGHTRLLDGIEDFTTAEGHGMLKVWMSHGDKVTELPPGFQLLASTPSCPIAGMADEARGYYAVQFHPEVTHTVKGRQIIERFVLQIAGAKPDWIMRNHIEEAVAKIREQVGDEEVILGLSGGVDSSVAAALIHRAIGDQLTCVFVDHGLLRLNEGKMVLDMFEGRLHAKVVHVDAADQFLGHLAGVTDPEAKRKIIGREFVEVFQAEAKKLSKAKWLAQGTIYPDVVESGGTKTKKATTIKSHHNVGGLPETLGLKLLEPLRDLFKDEVRELGVALGLPPEMVYRHPFPGPGLGVRILGEVKREFADLLRRADAIFIEELRNTTATAQDAAAGLCGEADVGKTWYDLTSQAFAVFLPVKSVGVMGDGRTYDYVTSLRAVQTTDFMTAHWAHLPYALLGRASNRIINEVRGINRVVYDISGKPPATIEWE; from the coding sequence ATGCACGACAAAATCCTGATTCTCGACTTCGGTTCGCAAGTCACCCAACTGATCGCGCGCCGCGTGCGTGAAGCGCACGTCTACTGCGAAATCCATCCGAACGACGTGTCCGACGAATTCGTCCGCGAATTCGCGCCGAAGGCGGTGATCCTGTCGGGCAGCCACGCGAGCACGTACGAAGACCACCAGCTGCGCGCGCCGCAGGCCGTGTGGGATCTCGGCGTGCCGGTGCTCGGTATCTGCTACGGCATGCAGACGATGGCCGTGCAGCTCGGCGGCAAGGTCGAGTGGAGCGACCAGCGCGAATTCGGTTATGCGGAAATGCGCGCGCACGGCCATACGCGCCTGCTCGACGGCATCGAGGATTTCACGACGGCCGAAGGCCACGGGATGCTGAAGGTCTGGATGAGCCACGGCGACAAGGTCACCGAGCTGCCGCCGGGCTTCCAGCTGCTGGCGTCGACGCCGAGCTGCCCGATCGCCGGCATGGCCGACGAAGCGCGCGGCTACTACGCGGTGCAGTTCCATCCGGAAGTCACGCACACGGTGAAGGGCCGCCAGATCATCGAGCGCTTCGTGCTGCAGATCGCCGGTGCGAAGCCCGACTGGATCATGCGCAACCACATCGAGGAAGCCGTCGCGAAGATTCGCGAGCAGGTGGGTGACGAGGAAGTGATTCTCGGCCTGTCGGGCGGCGTCGATTCGAGCGTCGCGGCCGCGCTGATCCATCGCGCGATCGGCGACCAGCTGACCTGCGTGTTCGTCGACCACGGCCTGCTGCGCCTGAACGAAGGCAAGATGGTGCTCGACATGTTCGAGGGCCGCCTGCATGCGAAGGTCGTGCACGTCGACGCGGCCGATCAGTTCCTCGGCCACCTGGCCGGCGTGACCGACCCGGAAGCGAAGCGCAAGATCATCGGCCGCGAGTTCGTCGAGGTGTTCCAGGCCGAAGCGAAGAAGCTGTCGAAGGCGAAGTGGCTCGCGCAGGGCACGATCTATCCGGACGTGGTCGAATCGGGCGGCACGAAGACGAAGAAGGCGACGACGATCAAGAGCCACCACAACGTCGGCGGCCTGCCGGAAACGTTGGGCCTGAAGCTGCTCGAACCGCTGCGCGACCTGTTCAAGGACGAAGTGCGCGAACTGGGCGTGGCGCTCGGCCTGCCGCCGGAGATGGTGTACCGCCATCCGTTCCCGGGCCCGGGCCTGGGCGTGCGGATTCTCGGCGAAGTGAAGCGCGAGTTCGCGGACCTGCTGCGCCGCGCGGACGCGATCTTCATCGAGGAACTGCGCAACACGACCGCGACCGCGCAGGATGCGGCCGCGGGCCTGTGCGGCGAGGCCGACGTCGGCAAGACCTGGTACGACCTGACGAGCCAGGCGTTCGCGGTGTTCCTGCCGGTCAAGTCGGTGGGCGTGATGGGCGATGGCCGCACGTACGACTACGTGACGTCGCTGCGCGCGGTGCAGACGACCGACTTCATGACCGCGCACTGGGCGCACCTGCCGTACGCGCTGCTCGGTCGTGCGTCGAACCGGATCATCAACGAAGTGCGCGGGATCAACCGGGTGGTGTACGACATCTCGGGCAAGCCGCCGGCGACGATCGAGTGGGAGTGA
- a CDS encoding SDR family NAD(P)-dependent oxidoreductase — MGRLEGKVAVVTGANSGIGLAIAKRFAQEGARLFITGRRETELNSALEEIGGNTVAVQGDVSKLADIDRLYQVVREQAGAIDIVVANAGVAEFVPLEHVTEEHYEHLFSINVKGALFTVQKALPLLREGASIVMTGSNAADKGTPAFSVYAGSKAAIRSFVRGWAHELGPRRIRANVLMVGPIATPGWNHFAETPEQLKEIQDFVASGSPFQRMGRPDEVADTALFLASDESSYVTGSALYVDGGTAQI, encoded by the coding sequence ATGGGAAGGCTCGAAGGAAAGGTGGCGGTGGTGACCGGTGCCAATAGTGGTATTGGTCTGGCAATCGCGAAGCGATTCGCACAGGAAGGTGCACGTTTATTCATTACCGGTCGCCGTGAGACGGAATTGAACTCCGCCCTTGAGGAGATCGGAGGAAACACGGTAGCAGTGCAGGGCGACGTATCAAAGCTGGCTGATATCGACCGACTTTATCAAGTTGTACGTGAGCAAGCGGGCGCAATCGATATCGTCGTCGCCAACGCAGGCGTTGCCGAGTTCGTACCTCTCGAGCATGTGACGGAAGAACACTACGAGCACCTGTTCTCGATCAATGTGAAGGGCGCGCTATTCACGGTGCAGAAAGCACTCCCGTTGTTGCGTGAAGGCGCTTCCATTGTCATGACGGGTTCCAATGCCGCGGACAAAGGCACGCCTGCCTTTAGTGTGTACGCCGGGTCGAAGGCCGCGATTCGTAGTTTCGTGCGCGGCTGGGCGCATGAACTCGGGCCGCGCCGCATTCGGGCCAATGTGCTGATGGTGGGTCCGATTGCGACGCCTGGATGGAATCATTTTGCAGAAACGCCGGAACAACTGAAGGAAATCCAGGACTTTGTCGCGTCGGGATCTCCGTTTCAGCGAATGGGGCGACCTGACGAGGTCGCTGACACCGCGCTATTTCTCGCCTCCGATGAAAGCAGCTACGTAACGGGTAGCGCCTTGTACGTTGACGGAGGAACCGCTCAGATTTAA
- a CDS encoding PolC-type DNA polymerase III — translation MQTVAVLDFETTGLSPNLGDRATEIAVILLRDGQIVDRFQSLMNAGRHIPSDVVALTGITNDMIASAPPASKVMKEAAAFVGKHAVVAHNAGFDKRFWQSELGLLDMSAEHSFACTMLVARRIYPDARSHRLSSLAEMLRLPQSGRAHRAMVDAEMASHLWCRLQHDIARNYGLDRIDHALMAKVQTTSKAKVPMYLRSLVHAHA, via the coding sequence ATGCAAACCGTCGCGGTACTGGACTTCGAAACAACCGGGCTTTCGCCGAATCTGGGCGACCGTGCCACCGAAATTGCCGTCATTCTTTTACGTGACGGGCAAATCGTCGACCGTTTTCAGAGTTTGATGAATGCGGGCAGACACATCCCGTCCGACGTCGTTGCGCTCACCGGCATCACGAACGACATGATTGCCTCGGCGCCGCCGGCGTCAAAGGTCATGAAAGAGGCAGCGGCGTTCGTCGGCAAGCATGCCGTCGTGGCCCACAACGCCGGTTTCGACAAGCGGTTCTGGCAGTCGGAGCTCGGGCTTCTCGACATGTCGGCCGAGCATTCCTTTGCCTGCACGATGCTCGTGGCGCGACGCATCTACCCGGACGCGCGAAGTCACCGCCTGTCGAGCCTCGCAGAGATGCTGCGGTTGCCGCAATCGGGGCGCGCGCACCGTGCGATGGTCGACGCCGAGATGGCCAGCCATCTGTGGTGCCGGTTGCAGCACGACATTGCCCGGAATTACGGACTGGACCGGATCGATCACGCGCTGATGGCAAAGGTCCAGACAACGAGCAAGGCGAAGGTGCCGATGTATCTGCGCTCGCTCGTACACGCGCACGCGTGA
- a CDS encoding 2'-5' RNA ligase family protein, with protein MTQLTLPGFDVPPPAPEHRIFFAAMPDPATAARIAGMAESLQSGKGGVLRTERLHVTLCSLGDFAYVPDATIARARAAAERIDARSFGVTFDQLLSFNGRLGHRPLVLAGQAGLEALIDFQQRLRDAFGKAGLRVSRARFTPHVTLLYGERRPDQYKIDPITWTVREFVLIHSWLGRTHYDVIGRWPLTIGSTSA; from the coding sequence ATGACTCAACTGACGCTACCCGGATTCGACGTGCCGCCACCGGCTCCCGAACATCGCATTTTCTTCGCTGCGATGCCCGATCCGGCCACGGCTGCGCGCATCGCCGGGATGGCCGAAAGCTTGCAGTCCGGGAAGGGCGGGGTGCTGCGCACGGAGCGCCTGCATGTCACGCTGTGTTCCTTGGGTGACTTTGCCTATGTGCCGGATGCCACGATCGCCCGTGCGCGCGCCGCAGCGGAACGCATCGATGCACGATCTTTCGGCGTCACCTTCGATCAGCTTCTCAGCTTCAACGGGCGGCTGGGCCATCGGCCTCTGGTATTGGCAGGGCAAGCGGGGCTGGAGGCGCTGATCGACTTCCAGCAGCGACTTCGGGATGCCTTTGGAAAGGCAGGTCTGCGTGTCTCACGCGCGCGTTTCACGCCCCACGTGACGTTGCTGTACGGCGAACGCCGGCCCGATCAGTACAAGATCGATCCGATCACCTGGACCGTCCGCGAATTCGTCCTGATCCATAGTTGGCTCGGCAGGACGCACTACGACGTGATAGGGCGCTGGCCGTTGACGATCGGCAGCACGTCGGCCTGA
- a CDS encoding DJ-1/PfpI family protein: MEFALKDIVLVAFEQFTDIDLFLMWDILGRNTTDWRVRILGMQPVLHSAHGLSVPVHGPLADANHADAVLFSSGKQGVPAALAHPDFLPSFDLDPARQPIGSICAGAFILDRLGLIPDRRATTHPDARRALTDSGLQVPEQPLVCHGNVATAGGCLAALYLTGWLVESLFDADKRRETLLPVLPAGQRGIYEDLIDFSIRQGTGQTAGAIRMAETGSGLAA, from the coding sequence ATGGAGTTCGCCTTGAAAGACATCGTTCTCGTTGCATTCGAGCAGTTCACCGACATCGACCTGTTCCTGATGTGGGACATTCTCGGCCGCAACACCACCGACTGGCGCGTCCGGATTCTGGGCATGCAGCCGGTCCTGCATTCGGCGCATGGCCTGAGCGTGCCCGTGCACGGCCCGCTGGCGGATGCCAATCACGCCGACGCCGTGCTGTTCTCGAGCGGCAAGCAAGGCGTGCCGGCCGCGCTCGCTCACCCGGATTTCCTGCCGTCTTTCGATCTCGATCCGGCCCGCCAGCCTATCGGGTCGATCTGCGCCGGCGCCTTCATTCTCGATCGCCTCGGCCTCATTCCGGATCGTCGGGCGACCACGCATCCCGACGCGCGACGTGCGTTGACGGATTCCGGGTTGCAGGTGCCGGAGCAGCCGCTGGTGTGTCACGGTAACGTCGCGACGGCCGGCGGGTGCCTGGCGGCGCTCTATTTGACGGGATGGCTGGTGGAGTCGCTGTTCGATGCGGACAAGCGCCGCGAGACGCTGCTGCCCGTGCTGCCCGCCGGGCAGCGCGGGATTTACGAAGACCTGATCGATTTCAGCATCCGGCAAGGTACGGGGCAAACCGCGGGGGCGATCCGGATGGCTGAAACCGGCAGCGGGCTTGCGGCATGA
- a CDS encoding TetR/AcrR family transcriptional regulator, whose translation MSTLTRNDWIAAGFDALDTEGYAGISAESLARRLNVTRGSFYHHFRNREDFVRTLLGAWEDDYTARMLAYAADGRNAGDTLTRYLHIASEKRPAREVAIRAWALHDALVAQFQQRVDATRLAFAIETSRRWVGMPVDAEIVGQVAHLCLIGGQQTGLRRDAERFGGFMQRAFTAVERILPRRRA comes from the coding sequence ATGAGCACACTGACTCGAAACGACTGGATCGCGGCGGGCTTCGACGCCCTCGACACGGAAGGGTATGCGGGCATTTCGGCCGAGAGCCTCGCGCGCCGGCTGAACGTGACCCGCGGCTCGTTCTATCACCATTTCCGCAATCGCGAAGACTTCGTCCGGACGCTGCTCGGCGCGTGGGAGGACGACTACACCGCGCGCATGCTCGCCTACGCGGCGGACGGCCGCAACGCGGGCGACACGCTGACGCGCTACCTGCACATCGCCTCGGAGAAGCGGCCGGCGCGTGAAGTGGCGATTCGCGCATGGGCGTTGCACGACGCGCTGGTGGCGCAATTCCAGCAGCGCGTCGACGCAACGCGCTTGGCATTCGCGATCGAGACGTCCCGCCGGTGGGTCGGCATGCCGGTCGATGCCGAGATCGTCGGGCAGGTCGCGCACCTGTGTCTGATTGGCGGTCAGCAGACCGGGCTGCGGCGCGATGCCGAGCGGTTCGGCGGTTTCATGCAGCGCGCGTTCACGGCTGTCGAACGCATCCTGCCGCGTCGGCGCGCGTAA
- a CDS encoding acetyltransferase translates to MIRIRKSTQADGARVLDIWRSAVDATHHFLSDADRRAIESDVVSFLPDAPLDLAVDESDRPIGFMLLDGSHMEALFIDPAHHGAGVGRLLVEAALSRHPDLSTDVNEQNEAAAGFYERLGFERCGRSALDGQGRPYPLIHLRYRGATAPDRTRESA, encoded by the coding sequence ATGATCAGAATTCGCAAATCCACCCAGGCCGACGGCGCACGCGTGCTGGATATCTGGCGCAGTGCGGTCGACGCGACGCATCACTTCCTGAGCGACGCCGACCGTCGCGCGATCGAATCCGACGTCGTGTCGTTTCTGCCCGACGCGCCACTCGATCTGGCCGTCGACGAAAGCGACCGGCCAATCGGCTTCATGCTGCTCGACGGCAGTCACATGGAAGCACTGTTCATCGATCCCGCCCATCATGGCGCGGGGGTCGGGCGCCTGCTCGTGGAAGCGGCGCTCAGCCGCCATCCCGACCTGTCGACCGACGTCAACGAGCAGAACGAAGCCGCAGCGGGATTCTATGAAAGGCTCGGATTCGAGCGCTGCGGGCGATCGGCGCTCGACGGACAGGGGCGGCCTTATCCGCTGATCCATCTTCGCTATCGCGGCGCAACCGCGCCTGACCGTACCCGGGAAAGCGCGTGA
- a CDS encoding NUDIX hydrolase — MSESPCSPVSVGAPVRPVPAVIGVVLRERDVLLVRRANPPDAGCWGFPGGKIEAGETVVEAAVREIAEETAIDVEALDVFTALDAFDHDAAGGLRQHYVLVAVLCRWLRGTPVAGDDALDARWFDLAELEQSDLPMSAGVRDVARRAVEQASSRTRHIIKP, encoded by the coding sequence ATGTCCGAATCGCCCTGCTCCCCCGTCAGTGTCGGCGCGCCCGTGCGCCCCGTCCCCGCCGTGATCGGCGTCGTCCTGCGCGAACGCGACGTGCTGCTGGTTCGCCGCGCCAATCCGCCCGACGCGGGCTGCTGGGGGTTTCCCGGCGGCAAGATCGAAGCGGGGGAAACGGTCGTGGAAGCTGCCGTGCGCGAGATCGCCGAGGAAACCGCGATCGACGTCGAGGCACTGGACGTGTTCACCGCGCTGGATGCGTTCGACCATGACGCCGCCGGCGGCCTGCGTCAGCATTACGTGCTGGTCGCCGTGCTGTGCCGATGGTTGCGCGGCACGCCCGTTGCCGGCGATGACGCGCTCGACGCACGCTGGTTCGATCTTGCCGAACTCGAGCAGAGCGATCTGCCGATGAGCGCGGGGGTGCGGGACGTCGCCCGACGGGCCGTCGAGCAGGCCTCCTCCCGAACACGACACATCATCAAACCATGA